A part of Aquibium oceanicum genomic DNA contains:
- a CDS encoding sialic acid TRAP transporter substrate-binding protein SiaP, with protein MALQPALAETALKWAHVYEASEPYHTCAVAASDKLKAATEDRYSIEVFPASSLGKEVDINEGLGLGTVDIIYTGQLFAGRAYGPIAIGGAPFMFRDFDHWDKYRNSDLFKDLAQGYTDATGNHITSVTYYGERHVTSNKPIDKPEDMAGLKIRVPNAPLYMMFPKATGANPTPIAFAEVYLALQQGTVDAQENPLPTIQAKKFYEVQKHINLTGHITDALLTIVGGPAWNAMDAADQAALEQVLDETADCATQQIIQSEKDLVQWFKDEGVDVRDVDRTPFREETMKLHNGEDATWDQATYDKLQAIE; from the coding sequence ATGGCGCTTCAACCGGCGCTCGCCGAAACCGCGCTCAAATGGGCGCATGTCTACGAAGCCAGCGAACCCTATCACACCTGCGCCGTGGCCGCGTCCGACAAGCTGAAGGCCGCGACGGAAGATCGGTATTCGATTGAGGTCTTCCCGGCCTCCTCGCTCGGCAAGGAAGTCGACATCAACGAAGGTCTCGGCCTCGGTACGGTCGACATCATCTACACGGGGCAGCTTTTCGCGGGCCGGGCCTACGGACCGATCGCCATCGGCGGCGCGCCGTTCATGTTCCGCGACTTCGACCACTGGGACAAGTACCGCAACTCGGACCTCTTCAAGGACCTGGCGCAGGGCTACACCGACGCCACCGGCAACCACATCACGTCGGTCACCTATTACGGCGAACGCCACGTCACCTCCAACAAGCCGATCGACAAGCCCGAGGACATGGCCGGCCTGAAGATCCGCGTGCCGAATGCGCCGCTCTACATGATGTTCCCGAAGGCCACCGGCGCCAACCCGACGCCGATCGCGTTTGCGGAGGTGTACCTGGCGCTCCAGCAGGGCACGGTCGACGCGCAGGAAAATCCGCTGCCGACCATCCAGGCCAAGAAGTTCTACGAAGTACAGAAGCACATCAACCTGACCGGCCACATCACCGACGCACTGTTGACGATCGTCGGCGGACCGGCGTGGAACGCCATGGACGCCGCCGACCAGGCCGCGCTCGAACAGGTGCTGGACGAGACCGCCGACTGTGCCACGCAACAGATCATCCAGTCCGAGAAGGACCTGGTGCAGTGGTTCAAGGACGAGGGCGTCGACGTCCGGGACGTCGACCGCACACCGTTCCGTGAAGAGACTATGAAGCTCCACAACGGCGAGGACGCGACCTGGGACCAGGCCACCTACGACAAGCTGCAGGCGATCGAGTAG
- the fumC gene encoding class II fumarate hydratase produces the protein MSDARVTTRNETDTFGAIDVPGDRYWGAQAQRSLGNFRIGWEKQPLSIVRALGIVKRAAAEANMELGRLDPHLGKAVVAAAQEVIDGRLNDHFPLVVWQTGSGTQSNMNANEVISNRAIEMLGGEMGSKKPVHPNDHVNMSQSSNDTYPTAMHVACAERIVHDLLPALKHLHGALDAKAKEFDHIVKIGRTHTQDATPLTLGQEFSGYAAQVASSIKRIEQTLPGLCELAQGGTAVGTGLNAPVGFAEKVAERIADITGIAFVTAPNKFEALAAHDSMVFAHGAINSAAAALFKIANDIRFLGSGPRSGLGELALPENEPGSSIMPGKVNPTQSEALTQVCVQVFGNNAALTFAGSQGHFELNVYNPLMAYNFLQSVQLMSDAARSFTDNCVVGIEAREENIKAALERSLMLVTALAPKIGYDAAAKIAKTAHKNNTTLREEALATGLVTEKDYDRLVRPEDMTRPG, from the coding sequence TTGTCCGACGCCCGCGTCACGACCCGCAACGAGACCGACACCTTCGGCGCCATCGATGTGCCCGGCGACCGCTACTGGGGCGCGCAAGCGCAGCGCTCGCTCGGTAATTTCCGTATCGGCTGGGAGAAGCAACCGCTGTCGATCGTGCGGGCGCTGGGCATCGTCAAGCGCGCCGCGGCGGAGGCCAACATGGAGCTTGGCCGGCTCGACCCGCATCTCGGCAAGGCGGTGGTCGCCGCGGCCCAGGAGGTGATCGACGGACGGCTGAACGACCATTTTCCTCTGGTCGTGTGGCAGACCGGATCGGGCACCCAGTCCAACATGAACGCCAACGAGGTCATCTCCAACCGCGCCATCGAGATGCTCGGCGGCGAGATGGGCTCGAAGAAGCCGGTCCATCCCAACGACCACGTCAACATGAGCCAGTCGTCGAACGACACCTATCCGACGGCCATGCATGTCGCCTGTGCCGAGCGCATCGTGCACGACCTGCTGCCCGCCTTGAAGCACCTGCACGGCGCCCTCGACGCCAAGGCGAAGGAATTCGATCACATCGTCAAGATCGGCCGCACGCACACTCAGGACGCGACCCCACTGACGCTCGGCCAGGAATTCTCAGGATACGCCGCCCAGGTCGCCTCCTCGATCAAGCGCATCGAGCAGACGCTGCCGGGTCTGTGCGAACTGGCCCAGGGCGGCACCGCGGTAGGAACCGGCCTCAACGCGCCCGTCGGCTTCGCCGAGAAGGTCGCCGAGCGCATCGCCGACATCACCGGGATCGCCTTCGTCACCGCTCCGAACAAGTTCGAGGCGCTGGCCGCGCACGATTCCATGGTCTTCGCCCACGGCGCCATCAATTCGGCGGCGGCCGCCCTGTTCAAGATCGCCAACGACATCCGCTTCCTCGGTTCGGGCCCTCGTTCGGGGCTGGGCGAACTGGCGCTGCCGGAAAACGAGCCGGGCTCGTCGATCATGCCGGGCAAGGTGAACCCAACGCAAAGCGAGGCACTGACGCAGGTCTGCGTGCAGGTCTTCGGCAACAACGCGGCGCTGACCTTCGCCGGCAGCCAGGGCCATTTCGAACTGAACGTCTACAACCCGCTGATGGCCTACAACTTCCTTCAGTCGGTCCAGCTGATGTCCGACGCCGCGCGCTCCTTCACCGACAATTGCGTGGTCGGTATCGAGGCGCGCGAAGAGAACATCAAGGCCGCGCTCGAGCGCTCGCTGATGCTGGTCACCGCGCTGGCGCCCAAGATCGGCTACGACGCCGCCGCCAAGATCGCCAAGACGGCGCACAAGAACAACACGACGCTGCGCGAGGAGGCGCTGGCAACCGGGCTGGTCACGGAGAAGGACTATGACCGGCTCGTACGTCCGGAGGACATGACTCGCCCGGGCTAA
- the hisG gene encoding ATP phosphoribosyltransferase encodes MSITIALPSKGRLREQALEVFACAGLAVVEPSDQRRYRAHIDGRDDIEVAFLSASEIASELGQGNVDLGVTGEDLVRESLAEWEARVSIEARLGFGQADVVVAVPDIWLDVTTMADLDDVAAEFRQRHGRRLRIATKYWRLTQQFFSQMHGIQVYRIVESLGATEGAPAAGSADVIVDITTTGSTLRANHLRVLEDGVILKSQACLVASRRERAEADRATLDDVRGRLSRA; translated from the coding sequence ATGAGCATCACCATCGCACTCCCCTCCAAGGGCCGGCTGCGCGAGCAGGCGCTGGAGGTTTTTGCGTGTGCCGGGCTGGCGGTGGTGGAGCCGTCGGACCAGCGGCGCTACCGAGCGCACATCGACGGGCGCGACGACATCGAGGTGGCGTTCCTGTCGGCCTCCGAGATCGCCAGCGAACTCGGGCAGGGCAACGTCGATCTCGGCGTGACGGGCGAAGATCTGGTGCGCGAGAGCCTTGCCGAGTGGGAGGCGCGGGTCTCGATCGAGGCGCGGCTCGGTTTCGGGCAGGCGGATGTCGTCGTGGCTGTGCCCGACATCTGGCTCGACGTGACGACCATGGCGGACCTCGACGACGTCGCGGCGGAGTTCCGCCAGCGCCACGGGCGACGGCTGAGGATCGCCACGAAGTACTGGCGGCTGACCCAACAATTCTTTTCGCAGATGCACGGCATCCAGGTCTACCGGATCGTGGAAAGCCTCGGGGCCACCGAAGGCGCGCCGGCCGCCGGTTCGGCCGACGTCATCGTCGACATCACCACGACCGGCTCGACGCTGCGTGCCAATCATCTAAGAGTGCTGGAGGATGGCGTCATCCTGAAATCCCAGGCCTGCCTGGTGGCGTCGCGGCGGGAGAGGGCGGAGGCCGACCGCGCCACGCTCGACGATGTCCGGGGGAGACTCAGCCGAGCCTGA
- a CDS encoding TRAP transporter small permease — protein MMRQDSDDAGTMSDNPGDESLADVSKVDGIVLVVFWALAFVVFLQFFTRYVLNNSFGWTEEIARFLLIGVTFIGAAMAVRKESHIAVELVYRYLPRRLRYALQLFVDVIAILFYAVTGWLCGRMALNTQQMMVSIDVPKSVVYWIVAACFAAMTLYGVIVLVRHLKTGTSRLVDPERFSAMGPTL, from the coding sequence ATGATGCGGCAGGATTCCGACGACGCTGGAACTATGTCCGACAATCCGGGCGACGAATCGCTTGCGGATGTGAGCAAGGTCGACGGCATCGTGCTCGTCGTCTTCTGGGCGCTGGCATTCGTCGTTTTCCTGCAGTTCTTCACCCGCTACGTGCTCAACAACTCCTTCGGCTGGACGGAGGAGATAGCGCGCTTCCTCCTGATCGGCGTCACCTTCATCGGTGCGGCCATGGCCGTCCGCAAGGAGAGCCACATCGCCGTCGAACTCGTCTACCGGTACCTGCCGAGGCGCCTGCGCTATGCGCTCCAACTGTTCGTCGATGTCATTGCGATCCTGTTCTATGCGGTGACGGGATGGCTGTGCGGTCGCATGGCGCTCAATACGCAGCAGATGATGGTGTCGATCGACGTGCCGAAATCGGTCGTCTACTGGATCGTGGCCGCATGCTTTGCAGCCATGACGTTGTACGGCGTGATCGTCCTGGTCCGCCACCTGAAAACGGGCACGAGCCGGCTGGTCGATCCCGAGCGGTTTTCGGCCATGGGCCCAACCCTGTGA
- a CDS encoding DoxX family protein, protein MSNSAILLVARILLSFMFIMSGLSKFGGIEGTAGYIGSVGLPAPVLLAWAAALFETIAGIAILVGFQTKIAALLLAAFCVFAGFVFHFQPSDQMQMISFMKNLTIAGGFLTLWVAGPGSISVDARRGGTLATA, encoded by the coding sequence ATGTCCAACAGCGCCATCCTCCTCGTGGCACGCATCCTCCTGTCCTTCATGTTCATCATGTCGGGCCTCTCCAAGTTCGGCGGCATCGAAGGCACCGCCGGCTATATCGGCTCGGTCGGCCTGCCCGCCCCCGTTCTGCTCGCATGGGCCGCCGCCCTGTTCGAGACGATCGCCGGCATCGCCATCCTGGTCGGCTTCCAGACCAAGATCGCGGCCCTGCTGCTCGCCGCCTTCTGCGTCTTCGCCGGCTTCGTGTTCCACTTCCAGCCGTCCGACCAGATGCAGATGATATCCTTCATGAAGAACCTGACCATCGCCGGCGGCTTCCTGACGCTCTGGGTCGCCGGTCCCGGCTCGATCTCGGTCGACGCCCGTCGCGGCGGCACCCTCGCCACCGCCTGA
- a CDS encoding DoxX family protein, with translation MDSAMLRDLGLLLARLLLGSLFVMAAISKLSNVDGTAGYFASLGMPLPMLVAWGSAGFELVAGLAVLVGFRTAIASILLALFSAVAGYLGHYGQGGADPMLMLMHDQAFAKDLAMAGGFVALAIAGPGAWSIDGRRPGRDPVPEHRSGHPLRLG, from the coding sequence ATGGACTCCGCCATGCTACGCGACCTCGGCCTGCTTCTCGCGCGTCTTCTGCTCGGCAGCCTCTTCGTCATGGCAGCCATCTCGAAGCTGTCGAATGTGGATGGCACCGCCGGCTATTTCGCCTCGCTCGGCATGCCGCTGCCGATGCTGGTCGCCTGGGGCTCGGCGGGTTTCGAACTCGTCGCCGGGCTTGCAGTGCTTGTCGGCTTCCGGACGGCCATCGCCTCCATCCTGCTCGCGCTCTTCAGTGCGGTGGCGGGCTATCTCGGACACTACGGACAGGGCGGCGCCGATCCGATGCTGATGCTCATGCACGATCAGGCCTTCGCCAAGGACCTCGCCATGGCCGGTGGATTCGTGGCGTTGGCGATCGCCGGTCCGGGTGCCTGGTCGATCGACGGACGGCGGCCCGGCCGCGACCCCGTGCCGGAGCACCGCAGCGGGCACCCGCTCAGGCTCGGCTGA
- a CDS encoding hemolysin family protein, whose product MFELIVAACLILLNGVFALSELSVVSSRKPRLTLMAEQGKAGARAALRLAEEPGRFLSAVQIGITLIGILAGAFSGAALGGKFAVMLEGWGMADNVADVVSYIVVIGAITFFSVVIGELVPKHLALKNAEGFACMVAPAMTLFSRVATPVVWLLDATTKAILAVTGMAAEGDNAVTDEEIRTLIAEAEGAGVIERAEQTMISGVMRLGDRTARALMTPRTEIEMIDASLSPEDLKAALLATTHTRIPVHEGEVDAVLGIARVRDAVAGLLADPEAGIAGHVRAAPVVPDTMTALSVLETLQKADVPVVLVHDEFGHFEGLITPADILDAIAGAFRSDEEDAEPEARQRADGSWLISGAMPADEMAELLYLELPERRGYDTVAGFLLDAFKRLPQTGETVEVGNWRFEVVDLDGRRIDKVLAERKG is encoded by the coding sequence ATGTTCGAACTGATCGTCGCCGCCTGCCTCATCCTCCTGAACGGCGTCTTCGCGCTGTCGGAGCTTTCGGTCGTCTCCTCGCGCAAGCCGCGGCTGACGCTGATGGCCGAGCAGGGGAAGGCCGGCGCGCGGGCCGCCCTGAGGCTCGCGGAGGAACCCGGCCGGTTCCTGTCGGCCGTGCAGATCGGCATCACGCTGATCGGCATCCTCGCCGGCGCCTTCTCGGGTGCCGCGCTCGGGGGAAAGTTCGCCGTGATGCTGGAAGGCTGGGGCATGGCGGACAACGTCGCCGACGTCGTCAGCTACATCGTCGTGATCGGAGCGATCACCTTCTTTTCGGTCGTCATCGGTGAACTGGTGCCGAAACATCTCGCGCTAAAGAACGCCGAGGGCTTTGCCTGCATGGTCGCGCCGGCGATGACGCTGTTCTCGCGCGTTGCGACGCCGGTCGTGTGGCTGCTCGATGCCACGACCAAGGCTATCCTGGCGGTCACCGGGATGGCGGCGGAGGGCGACAATGCGGTCACCGATGAAGAGATCCGGACGCTCATCGCCGAGGCTGAAGGTGCCGGCGTGATCGAAAGGGCCGAGCAGACGATGATCTCCGGCGTGATGCGCCTCGGCGACCGGACCGCCCGCGCCCTAATGACGCCGCGTACGGAGATCGAGATGATCGACGCGTCGCTTTCTCCCGAAGACTTGAAGGCGGCGCTGCTGGCGACCACCCACACGCGCATCCCGGTCCACGAAGGAGAGGTCGATGCCGTGTTGGGTATCGCCCGTGTCCGCGACGCGGTGGCAGGCCTTCTGGCGGATCCGGAAGCCGGGATCGCCGGGCACGTGCGTGCCGCGCCCGTGGTACCGGATACGATGACCGCGCTCTCGGTGTTGGAGACGCTGCAGAAGGCCGACGTGCCGGTGGTGCTGGTCCACGACGAGTTCGGCCATTTCGAAGGGCTTATTACCCCCGCCGACATCCTCGACGCGATCGCCGGTGCGTTCCGCTCCGACGAGGAGGACGCCGAACCCGAGGCGCGCCAGCGCGCTGACGGCTCCTGGCTGATCTCGGGCGCCATGCCCGCCGACGAGATGGCGGAACTGCTCTATCTCGAACTGCCGGAACGGCGCGGATACGACACGGTCGCCGGTTTCCTGCTCGACGCCTTCAAGCGCCTGCCGCAGACGGGCGAGACGGTCGAGGTCGGAAACTGGCGCTTCGAGGTGGTCGATCTCGACGGACGCCGCATCGACAAGGTCCTGGCGGAGCGGAAGGGTTAA
- a CDS encoding ATP phosphoribosyltransferase regulatory subunit: protein MTRFPAIAPDITALFAAREADLVDVPVIQPADPFLDMAGEDLRRRIFLTESETGAALCLRPEFTIPVCLDHIASQAGTPRRYAYLGEVFRQRREGGNEFFQAGIEDLGETDAAMADARSVADAHALLSLALPGRALAVTLGDQSVFEAVLAALGLPRGWRMRLARAFGSADMLASALSDLADPPKNAPLPARVAELVADGEPAALAAHIAEGMEEAGLSPALGRTPDEIARRLIEKAELRSVRLSSEAFEALRSFLAIRAPLDTAADALEGFAAGAGISLGAALDRFSARAEAVRSHGLASADITYDAAFGRPLDYYTGLVFEIFAYGTPRPLVGGGRYDRLLTLLGAKTPIPGVGFSVWLDRIEALRGEG from the coding sequence ATGACCCGCTTCCCCGCCATTGCCCCCGACATCACCGCGCTCTTTGCTGCGCGCGAAGCGGATCTGGTGGACGTGCCGGTGATCCAGCCGGCGGACCCGTTCCTCGACATGGCGGGCGAAGACCTGCGGCGGCGGATCTTCCTCACCGAGAGCGAGACTGGCGCGGCGCTCTGCCTGCGGCCGGAATTCACCATTCCCGTCTGCCTCGACCACATCGCCAGCCAGGCCGGTACGCCGCGCCGATATGCCTATCTCGGCGAGGTGTTCCGCCAGCGGCGCGAGGGCGGCAACGAATTCTTCCAGGCCGGCATCGAGGATCTGGGCGAGACGGACGCGGCGATGGCCGACGCGCGCTCGGTGGCCGACGCGCACGCACTCCTGTCGCTGGCGCTGCCGGGGCGCGCCCTTGCCGTGACGCTCGGCGACCAGTCCGTCTTCGAGGCCGTACTGGCGGCCCTCGGGTTGCCGCGCGGCTGGCGCATGCGGCTGGCGCGCGCCTTCGGCTCGGCCGACATGCTCGCCTCCGCGCTTTCCGACCTCGCGGACCCGCCGAAGAATGCCCCGCTGCCCGCGCGCGTGGCCGAACTCGTGGCCGACGGCGAGCCGGCGGCGCTCGCCGCGCACATCGCCGAAGGCATGGAGGAGGCCGGGCTGTCACCCGCGCTGGGCCGCACTCCCGACGAGATCGCGCGGCGGCTGATCGAAAAGGCGGAACTCAGGAGCGTGCGGCTGTCGTCGGAGGCGTTCGAGGCGCTGCGAAGCTTCCTCGCCATCCGCGCGCCGCTCGATACGGCCGCCGATGCGCTGGAAGGCTTCGCCGCCGGCGCCGGCATTTCGCTCGGCGCTGCGCTGGATCGGTTTTCGGCGCGGGCTGAAGCCGTGCGCAGCCACGGCCTGGCATCTGCCGACATCACCTACGACGCCGCCTTCGGCCGCCCGCTCGACTACTACACCGGGCTCGTTTTCGAGATCTTCGCCTACGGCACGCCCCGTCCGCTCGTCGGTGGCGGCCGCTACGACCGGCTCCTGACGCTGCTCGGCGCAAAGACACCGATCCCCGGCGTCGGATTCTCGGTCTGGCTCGACCGCATCGAGGCACTGCGGGGGGAGGGGTGA